From the genome of Latilactobacillus curvatus JCM 1096 = DSM 20019:
CAATGAACGTCTTTCAAGCTTGTCAGGCGATTGGCTTACCGGAATGCGACGTGCATTTAACACAGTGCGTGATTTATCTATCGCTTGCGCCGAAATCAAACGCCACTTATAAGGCGCGGACAGCGGTGCAAAAGGATATTAAAAAGACGATTGATGAACCCGTGCCATTGCACTTGCGTAATGCGGCGACGAAATTGATGAAGGAAGTCGGTTACGGCAAAGGATATCAACTCGCACATTTCTACGATGATAGATTGACCACGATGCCAACTAGACCAGAGAGTATCGCCGACCATATTTATTACCGGCCGACCGAACAAGGCAATGAAACGCGGATGAAACAACGTTTGAATTACATTAATGAATGGAAACAAAAGCACAATACTGATTTTCAAGATAAATAAAAAGTCGCAGTCATTTGACTACGACTTTTTAAATTAAGCTTCTTTTGCCACTGGACGCCAGAGGCCTAAGATTAGGGCACTGACAAATGTTCCGATTAACACGGCAAGCACAAAGAGTAGGCCGTGGTTGGCAAGTGGTGCCACGAAGATCCCACCATGTGGTGCAGGGACAGTGATTTGCCATAATTGGGTTAAACCACCACCGATTGCTGAACCGATAACACTTGAAACAATCACGTGTAACGGATCTGATGCAGCAAATGGAATGGCACCTTCAGTAATGAATGAAATCCCTAATACATAGTTTGCGAAGGCTTGTTTCCGTTCACTACCGGTAAATTTGTTTTTGAAAATAGTAGCAGCAACCGCGATTGCCAATGGTGGGACCATCCCACCAGCCATGACAGCGGCCATCAATGAACCATCTTTGGTGGTTGTGAAGACACCGATTGCGAAGGTATAAGCAGCCTTGTTGAAAGGACCGCCCATATCAACGGACATCATGCCACCTAAAATCGCACCAAGTAGTAATGCGTTACCAGCCCCTAAGTGTGTTAAGAAGGTACTCAACCAGAGGTTAATTTGAGCAAAGACTGGGTTGATCATGAAGTACATAATAAAGCCAACAATCAATAGTCCTAATACAGGGAATATTAAGATTGGTTTTAAACCATCAAGGGTTTGTGGCAAGTTTTTGAAGACTTTCTTCAAACCAACGATCACCCAACCAGCGATGAACCCAGCAGCTAAACCGCCAAGGAATCCGGCTGGACTCTTTGAAGCAAGGACACTGGCTGTTGCTTGGCTAGCCATGTAGCCCCCGACAAATCCGGGCATTAAGGCAGGCCGATCACCGATTGAAATCGCGATGTAAGCAGCAAGGACCGGAATTAAGAAGTTAAAGGCATTATTGCCTAATGAGTTCAAGAAAATAAAAGTGGTTGAATGTGCGCCAACGGTTTGTTCCAAAAGGAATGAGATGGCCATCAAGATCCCACCACCGACAACGAATGGTAACATGTTTGAAACACCATTCATTAAATCTTGGTAGATGCGACTCCAAAGGGTTTTCTTGTCAGCTGAAGCTTCTTCGCTTGATTGGCTTTCAGTTGCGTGATAGATTGAGCCTTCTTCATCCAATGTTTTTTGAATCAATTCAGCTGGTTTCTTGATGCCGTCGATCACGGGACGGTTCAAGAGATGTTTACCATCAAAACGAGGCATATCGACTTTCTTGTCGGCAGCGATGATAACCCCTGTTGCGCGGTTAATATCGTCAGCGGTTAATTGGTGTTTAACGCCTTCAGAACCGTTTGTTTCAACTTTAATGTCGATGCCCATTTTAGCAGCTGTTTCTTTCAAGGCAGCTTCGGCCATGTAAGTGTGGGCAATCCCAGTTGGGCAGGCTGTGACAGCAACGATGAATGGTTTTTGATCATCAGCTGGCGTTGCGGCTGCGGCTTGTACTTTAGCGGCTTCTTCAGCTTCTTCCTTCGCATCTTCTGCGTCTTTAGCAGCTTGAGCCTTAGCAAAGAGCGTTTGCACGTCTTCTGGTGTTTGGGCTTGTTTCAAATCAGCGACTAATTGTGGGTTGATTAAAAGGGATGAAAGACCAGCCAAGGCTTGTAAATGCGTATCGTTAGCGCCTTCTGGAGCGGCAATCATGAAGAACAAGTAAACGGGTTGGCCGTCTAGTGCGTCATATTCAACACCGTTTTGACTTTTAGCGAATAGCACAGTTGCGCGTTGAACGGCACTGTCTTTTGCATGGGGCATTGCAATCCCTTCGCCAATTCCAGTTGATGATTGGGCTTCACGAGCCAAAATATCTTTACGATAGAGGGCGTCATCTGTGATAACACCGATGTCTTTATAGCGGGCAACCATTTCATCAACAGCGGCTTCTTTAGTCGTTGCTTGTAAATCCATGATCATCGCATCTTTTAAGAGTAAATCTTGGATGTTCATAATAAATCTCCTTTGTATTTAAAATTAATCAACTTGTGTGATTTCAATTTGAGGTAAGAGTTCGTTAATCTTAGCGCTAGTGGCTAAATCTTCAGAAAAGGCGGTGGCACTACCACAAGCAAGACTTGTTTTAAAAGCGGCGAGTGCATCGTGATGTTGTGCGAATGTGCCGACAAAACCGGCGATCATTGAATCACCAGCCCCAACGGAATTAATCACTGTCCCTTTAGGTGTACCACCGAGGTAAGCGTGGTCTGGTGTGATTAAAAGGGCACCGTCACCGGCCATTGAGACCAAGACATGTTGGGCACCTTGGTCTAATAATTTGCGACCAGCGGCGATGATTTCACTTTGGTTGGCAAAGTGTGTGTCGAACAGTTCGGCCAATTCGTGATGGTTGGGTTTGATGACCAATGGTTTTTCAGCCAATGTGTCTAACAAAGCTTGACCGGTTGTATCAATTACAAATTCAGCGTTGTGCGCTTGAATCAATGGGATTAAGTCTTTGTAGAAACTAGCCGGTAAATTAGGTGGCAAACTCCCAGACATGAAGACAATATCGCCAGCTTCTAGCTTAGCCAGTTGTTGTTTCAAGTTGGCAACGGCTTCTGCTGAAATGTGTGGGCCTTGACCGTTAATTTCAGTTTCTTCAGTATTGTCTTTTAACTTCACGTTAATCCGGGTGTCTTCTTCGACTTCAGTGAATCGACAGTCGATCGAAGCGTTGTTGAGTTTGCTTTGAATGAATTGACCAGTGAAGCCACCGACAAAGCCGAGGGCAACGCTTGGTAATGCTAATTCGGCAAGGATGCGTGAAACGTTAATCCCTTTGCCACCGGGGAGCTTAACGTCAGATTGGACGCGGTTCACGTTACCGGTATTTAGTTTTTCAAGTTGAATGACGTAATCGATTGATGGATTCGCCGTAATCGTATAAATCAAGATAAAACCTCCTGGATTTCTGTGTGTGAATGATAGTGTTTGTAAACAGATGGTGACAATTGATCAGTAATCAATTGGACTTGTGCCAATGGGGCAAACTTACTGAACGAAACAGCGTCGAATTTTGTGTGATCCGCCAAAACCATCGTTTGGTTCGCTTGTTGAATCGCAAAGCGCTTTAGAGTGGCTTCTTCTGGATCAGGGGTGGTTAGCCCAGCTTCAACATCGATACCGTTTGTGCCAAGAATCGCCTGATTGAATTGGAATTGCAAAAGGGTTTCTAAAGCAGCCGCACCGACCATCGCTTTGGTTTTGCTCTTAACACGCCCACCTAATAGAAAGGTTTGAATTTGGTGATCGGCTAAGAGAGAAGCGGTATCAACCCCATTGGTGACGACCGTCAAATTCATTTCAGGTCTTAAGTAGGGGATGATTGCCTGGGTCGTTGTGCCGGCATCTAAGTAAATGACGCAGCCTTGTTGGATTTGTGCTGCGGCAAACTTAGCAAT
Proteins encoded in this window:
- a CDS encoding DeoR/GlpR family DNA-binding transcription regulator, with product MLTEERHQAILQLLKQQDVVKMQSLCQLLNASESTVRRDLQLLEEQGLATRIHGGAKRINTLQEELGQIEKNGKNVHEKNAIAKFAAAQIQQGCVIYLDAGTTTQAIIPYLRPEMNLTVVTNGVDTASLLADHQIQTFLLGGRVKSKTKAMVGAAALETLLQFQFNQAILGTNGIDVEAGLTTPDPEEATLKRFAIQQANQTMVLADHTKFDAVSFSKFAPLAQVQLITDQLSPSVYKHYHSHTEIQEVLS
- the pfkB gene encoding 1-phosphofructokinase, giving the protein MIYTITANPSIDYVIQLEKLNTGNVNRVQSDVKLPGGKGINVSRILAELALPSVALGFVGGFTGQFIQSKLNNASIDCRFTEVEEDTRINVKLKDNTEETEINGQGPHISAEAVANLKQQLAKLEAGDIVFMSGSLPPNLPASFYKDLIPLIQAHNAEFVIDTTGQALLDTLAEKPLVIKPNHHELAELFDTHFANQSEIIAAGRKLLDQGAQHVLVSMAGDGALLITPDHAYLGGTPKGTVINSVGAGDSMIAGFVGTFAQHHDALAAFKTSLACGSATAFSEDLATSAKINELLPQIEITQVD
- a CDS encoding PTS fructose transporter subunit IIABC, coding for MNIQDLLLKDAMIMDLQATTKEAAVDEMVARYKDIGVITDDALYRKDILAREAQSSTGIGEGIAMPHAKDSAVQRATVLFAKSQNGVEYDALDGQPVYLFFMIAAPEGANDTHLQALAGLSSLLINPQLVADLKQAQTPEDVQTLFAKAQAAKDAEDAKEEAEEAAKVQAAAATPADDQKPFIVAVTACPTGIAHTYMAEAALKETAAKMGIDIKVETNGSEGVKHQLTADDINRATGVIIAADKKVDMPRFDGKHLLNRPVIDGIKKPAELIQKTLDEEGSIYHATESQSSEEASADKKTLWSRIYQDLMNGVSNMLPFVVGGGILMAISFLLEQTVGAHSTTFIFLNSLGNNAFNFLIPVLAAYIAISIGDRPALMPGFVGGYMASQATASVLASKSPAGFLGGLAAGFIAGWVIVGLKKVFKNLPQTLDGLKPILIFPVLGLLIVGFIMYFMINPVFAQINLWLSTFLTHLGAGNALLLGAILGGMMSVDMGGPFNKAAYTFAIGVFTTTKDGSLMAAVMAGGMVPPLAIAVAATIFKNKFTGSERKQAFANYVLGISFITEGAIPFAASDPLHVIVSSVIGSAIGGGLTQLWQITVPAPHGGIFVAPLANHGLLFVLAVLIGTFVSALILGLWRPVAKEA